The following are encoded in a window of Lacinutrix sp. WUR7 genomic DNA:
- the bshC gene encoding bacillithiol biosynthesis cysteine-adding enzyme BshC codes for MPTNTISFKDTNYFSSLICDYLEENKKLQPFYNNFPKVENFKKQIEEKTASVKPESRIILSEALKTQYKNTEASLLTLQNIEALRLENTFTITTGHQLNLFTGPLYFLFKIVSVINLANQLKQEFPENNFVPIYWMATEDHDFEEINYFNFKGKKVQWNRNASGAVGELSTEGLDKVFEVFSKELGSGQNADTLRNLFQSAYLKHDNLADATLYLANALFTNYGLVIVEANNKNLKQLFIPYIEEELLNQTSFKTVSETNKRLEALSSVSKIQVNPREINLFYLNENLRERIVFEDETYKVLNTNITWSKSEILKEVSNFPQRFSPNVIMRPLYQEVILPNLCYTGGGGELAYWLQLKDYFEAVKVPFPMLLLRNSALIKTEKQADKLRRLNISNEDIFLKRDAFINKKVRQISNIDIDFSEQLKQLQLQFKDLYSLAEKTDKSFIGAVAAQEKKQINGLQHLEKRLLTAQKRKLKDQVERMTELQNELFPNASLQERNTNFSELYLEFGEALIPKLIAELKPLQGDFTIITM; via the coding sequence ATGCCAACAAATACTATTTCTTTTAAAGACACAAACTACTTTTCCTCACTTATTTGTGACTATTTAGAAGAGAATAAAAAACTACAACCTTTTTATAATAATTTTCCGAAGGTGGAAAATTTTAAAAAGCAAATAGAAGAGAAAACAGCATCTGTAAAACCGGAGTCTAGAATTATTTTATCTGAAGCCTTAAAAACGCAATATAAAAACACCGAGGCTTCGCTATTAACGCTTCAAAACATCGAAGCTTTAAGACTAGAAAACACATTCACCATTACCACTGGGCATCAATTAAACTTGTTTACAGGGCCTTTGTATTTCTTATTTAAAATTGTTTCTGTAATCAATCTTGCGAATCAATTAAAACAAGAATTTCCAGAGAATAATTTTGTTCCAATTTATTGGATGGCAACCGAAGATCACGATTTTGAAGAAATTAATTACTTCAATTTTAAAGGAAAAAAAGTACAGTGGAACAGAAATGCTTCTGGAGCAGTTGGAGAACTTTCCACCGAAGGATTAGATAAAGTATTCGAAGTTTTCTCCAAAGAACTTGGTTCCGGACAAAACGCAGATACATTAAGGAACTTATTTCAATCGGCATATCTAAAACATGATAACCTTGCAGACGCAACACTTTACTTAGCAAATGCTTTATTTACCAATTATGGTTTGGTAATCGTAGAAGCTAATAATAAAAATTTAAAGCAATTATTTATTCCTTATATCGAAGAAGAGCTCTTAAATCAGACTTCTTTTAAAACGGTATCAGAAACCAATAAACGACTAGAAGCATTATCCAGCGTTAGTAAAATTCAGGTAAATCCCAGAGAAATAAATTTATTCTACTTAAACGAAAACCTAAGAGAGCGAATCGTTTTTGAAGACGAAACGTATAAAGTACTTAACACAAATATTACCTGGAGCAAGAGCGAGATATTAAAAGAAGTCTCCAACTTCCCGCAACGCTTTAGTCCGAATGTTATCATGCGACCTTTATATCAAGAAGTAATTCTGCCAAACCTTTGCTATACAGGTGGTGGAGGAGAACTTGCATATTGGTTACAGTTAAAAGATTATTTTGAAGCTGTAAAAGTGCCTTTTCCAATGTTATTGCTAAGAAATTCAGCTTTAATAAAAACAGAAAAACAAGCAGATAAATTACGTAGGCTAAACATCTCTAACGAAGATATCTTTTTAAAGCGAGACGCCTTTATTAATAAAAAAGTAAGACAGATTTCTAATATTGATATCGATTTTTCCGAACAGCTAAAACAACTACAACTACAATTTAAAGACTTATATAGCTTAGCCGAGAAAACAGATAAATCTTTTATTGGCGCAGTTGCAGCACAAGAAAAAAAGCAAATTAACGGATTACAACATTTGGAAAAACGTTTGCTTACCGCACAAAAACGCAAACTAAAAGATCAAGTGGAACGCATGACAGAACTTCAAAACGAACTGTTTCCTAATGCTAGTTTACAAGAACGTAATACCAATTTTTCGGAATTGTATTTAGAATTCGGAGAAGCATTAATTCCAAAATTAATAGCAGAACTAAAACCGTTACAAGGAGATTTTACCATTATTACGATGTAG
- the guaA gene encoding glutamine-hydrolyzing GMP synthase, which produces MQHNKVLILDFGSQYTQLIARRVRELNILSEIHPFNKIPANIEDYKAVILSGSPNSVRGEDVLHPDLSKIRGHKPLLSVCYGAQYLAHFSGGEVAPSNTREYGRANLSFVKEDEAFFSQISKGSQVWMSHSDTIKTLPTNGVLLASTHDVENAAYKIEGEKTYAIQFHPEVYHSTDGKQLLENFLVHIAGLDQDWTPDSFVEESVQALKDKLKNDKVVLGLSGGVDSSVAAMLLHKAIGENLYCIFVNNGLLRKNEYESVLEQYSGMGLNVKGVDASARFLDALAGLSDPELKRKAIGRVFIEVFDDEAHQIEDVKWLAQGTIYPDVIESVSATGGPSATIKSHHNVGGLPDFMKLKIVEPLKALFKDEVRRVGASMQMDKALLGRHPFPGPGLAIRILGDITPEKVRILQEVDAVFIDNLRKWNLYDSVWQAGAILLPVNSVGVMGDERTYEKCVALRAVESTDGMTADWVNLPYEFLQKTSNEIINKVKGVNRVVYDISSKPPATIEWE; this is translated from the coding sequence ATGCAACACAACAAGGTACTTATATTAGATTTCGGATCGCAATACACACAACTAATTGCGCGTAGAGTTAGAGAGCTTAACATCTTATCTGAAATACATCCATTCAACAAAATTCCAGCAAACATAGAAGATTACAAAGCAGTAATCCTTTCTGGTAGTCCAAACTCGGTACGAGGAGAAGACGTATTACATCCAGATTTATCTAAAATTAGAGGGCACAAACCTTTATTATCTGTTTGTTATGGTGCACAATACTTAGCCCATTTTTCTGGTGGTGAAGTAGCACCTTCTAACACTAGAGAATATGGTAGAGCCAACTTAAGTTTTGTAAAGGAAGACGAAGCATTTTTTAGCCAAATCTCTAAAGGAAGCCAAGTATGGATGAGTCATAGTGATACCATTAAAACATTACCAACCAATGGTGTGCTTTTAGCAAGTACGCATGATGTAGAAAATGCAGCCTACAAAATTGAAGGTGAAAAAACATACGCAATTCAATTCCATCCAGAAGTATATCACTCTACAGACGGAAAACAACTACTAGAAAATTTCTTAGTTCATATTGCAGGTTTAGACCAAGATTGGACACCAGATTCTTTTGTAGAAGAAAGCGTTCAAGCACTAAAAGACAAATTAAAAAACGATAAAGTAGTACTCGGTTTATCCGGAGGCGTAGACTCTTCCGTTGCTGCAATGTTACTACACAAGGCTATTGGTGAAAACCTATATTGCATCTTTGTAAACAATGGTTTACTTCGTAAAAACGAATACGAAAGTGTATTAGAACAATACAGCGGTATGGGCTTAAATGTAAAAGGAGTAGATGCTTCGGCACGCTTTTTGGATGCACTTGCAGGATTGAGCGACCCAGAATTAAAGCGTAAAGCAATTGGTCGTGTGTTCATTGAAGTTTTTGATGACGAAGCACATCAAATAGAAGACGTAAAATGGCTAGCCCAAGGGACCATTTATCCAGATGTTATAGAAAGTGTTTCTGCAACAGGCGGACCAAGTGCAACTATAAAAAGTCATCATAATGTAGGTGGTTTACCAGACTTTATGAAGCTTAAAATTGTTGAGCCTCTTAAAGCATTATTTAAAGACGAAGTGCGTCGCGTAGGTGCATCTATGCAAATGGACAAAGCCTTATTAGGTCGTCATCCATTTCCTGGACCAGGACTTGCAATCCGTATTTTGGGAGATATTACTCCAGAAAAAGTACGTATTTTGCAAGAAGTAGATGCTGTATTTATAGACAATCTAAGAAAATGGAATCTATACGATAGCGTATGGCAAGCAGGAGCAATCCTACTTCCAGTAAATAGCGTTGGTGTTATGGGAGATGAGCGTACATACGAAAAATGTGTGGCATTAAGAGCAGTAGAAAGTACCGATGGTATGACTGCAGATTGGGTAAATCTACCGTATGAGTTTTTACAAAAAACCTCTAACGAGATAATAAATAAAGTAAAAGGCGTTAATAGAGTAGTGTACGATATTAGTAGCAAGCCGCCAGCAACCATTGAGTGGGAATAA
- a CDS encoding carboxypeptidase-like regulatory domain-containing protein, which produces MDGKFHLKNWNALLFLFSLLIFCNTTKAQEKNQSFTEFKGIVMDSNTNKALVFADINLLDTNISTITNNEGEFSLKVPNMYLNKDLNIAFLGYKTKVIALSELKHKKNRIKLEERITVLDEISLKAPKDAEALVRLIFKTKGDNYINHQAIMTAFYRETIKNRKKNASLSEAVLEIYKQPYTSNKKDEIKLIKARKNTNYSKLDTLALKLQGGPLSALYADVIKYPEFIFTEDNLSEYLFTFNNTTQINNKKVYVVAFEPNPKIDYPLYYGKLYIDAETFSLTSAIYNLNVKNKKLASAMFVRKKPNRAKVFPTEAYYRVDYRIKDGKWHFGYSNIQLTFKVDWKGKLFNSVYSLNSEMAVTDWEYNKTGNSTPDKKLKSTVILSDEASGFSDPSFWGEYNIIEPEKSIETAIKKINKQLKKTAS; this is translated from the coding sequence ATGGACGGAAAATTTCACCTCAAAAATTGGAATGCCCTTTTATTCTTATTTAGTTTATTAATCTTTTGTAATACAACTAAAGCCCAAGAAAAAAATCAGAGTTTTACAGAATTCAAAGGAATTGTGATGGATAGCAACACAAATAAAGCCTTAGTATTTGCAGATATAAATTTATTGGATACCAACATTAGTACTATAACAAATAATGAAGGTGAATTTTCACTTAAAGTACCTAATATGTATTTAAATAAAGACTTAAATATTGCTTTTTTAGGGTATAAAACAAAGGTTATTGCACTCTCTGAATTAAAACACAAAAAGAATAGAATTAAATTAGAAGAACGAATTACTGTATTAGATGAAATTAGTTTAAAAGCGCCAAAAGATGCAGAAGCTTTGGTTAGACTAATTTTTAAAACCAAAGGAGACAACTATATTAATCACCAAGCTATCATGACTGCTTTCTATAGAGAAACGATTAAAAACAGGAAGAAAAACGCATCTCTTTCTGAAGCTGTTCTAGAAATATATAAACAACCGTACACCTCTAATAAAAAGGATGAAATAAAACTTATAAAGGCTCGAAAAAACACCAATTACTCGAAATTAGATACCCTAGCTTTAAAACTACAAGGTGGACCATTAAGCGCATTATATGCAGATGTGATTAAATATCCAGAATTTATTTTTACGGAAGATAACTTATCAGAATACCTTTTTACTTTTAATAATACAACACAAATAAATAATAAGAAAGTGTACGTGGTTGCTTTTGAGCCAAATCCTAAAATCGATTACCCATTATACTATGGAAAACTTTATATAGATGCGGAAACTTTTTCTTTAACCAGTGCTATTTATAATTTAAATGTGAAAAACAAAAAACTTGCTAGTGCTATGTTTGTTCGTAAAAAGCCAAACCGAGCAAAAGTTTTTCCAACCGAAGCATATTACCGAGTAGACTATAGAATAAAAGATGGAAAATGGCACTTTGGATATAGTAATATTCAGCTAACCTTTAAAGTCGACTGGAAAGGCAAATTGTTTAATAGTGTATATTCTTTAAATAGTGAAATGGCAGTTACCGATTGGGAATATAATAAAACTGGAAATTCTACTCCTGATAAAAAATTAAAATCAACCGTAATTTTAAGTGATGAAGCTTCTGGTTTTTCAGACCCCTCATTTTGGGGAGAATACAACATTATTGAACCTGAGAAATCTATAGAAACCGCTATAAAAAAAATAAACAAGCAACTTAAAAAAACGGCATCCTAA